The genomic interval TCACCGACTGCATGTTGCGGCTGCGGGGGTCGGCGAGGATGCTGCGCGAGCCGAGGGCGCGCGGGCCGAACTCCATGCGTCCCTGAAACCACCCCACCACCTGCTCGCGCGCCAGCAGGTCGGCCACCGCGTCGCACAGGGACGCATCGTCCGCGTACTCCTCGTACACTGCCCCGGCGCCGTCCAGCAAGGCCCGGATGTCGTCGCCCGTCGCGCACGGGCCGAGCAGCGAGCCGTGCTGGGCATCCGGCGTCCGCGCCTCCCGCGGGTGGTCGAGAAGCTGGTGCCAGATGAACAGCGCCACCCCCAGGGCGCCGCCCGCATCTCCCGCCGCCGGCTGGATCCAGACATTGTCGAACGGCCCTTCGCGCAGCACGCGTCCGTTGCCCACGCAGTTCAGCGCAACCCCGCCGGCGAGGCACAGGTTGCGCATTCCCGTCTCGGCGTGCACGTAGCGCGCCGCCCGCAGCATCGCCTCCTCGGTGACTGCCTGAATCGACGCGGCGATGTCCATCTCCCGCTCGGTGATTGGCGCCTCCTGCCGCCGCGGCGGCCCGTCGAAGAGCGCGTCGAACCTGCGCGACGTCATGCGCAGGCCCTGGCAGTAGTCGAAGTACGACATGTCGAGGCGGAACGACCCGTCCGGCTTGAGATCGATCAGGTGGTCGCGGATGCGGTCGACGTATTTCGGCTCGCCGTAGGGCGCCAGCCCCATCAGCTTGTACTCCCCGGAGTTGACCTTGAAGCCGGTGAAGTAGGTAAAGGCGGAGTACAGCAGGCCGAGCGAGTGGGGAAAGCGGATCTCGTGGGTCAGCTCGATACGGTTGCCGTGGCCGACGCCATAGGCGGTCGTCGCCCACTCGCCGACCCCGTCCAGCGTCAGAACGGCTGCCTCGTCGAACGGTGACGGAAAGAACGCGCTGGCCGCGTGCGACTCGTGGTGCTCGGTGAAGACGATCTGGCGCCGGTAGCCTGGCAGCCCGCGCGCGATCTCGCGGGGCAGGTGCAGCTTCTGATTCGCCCACAGCGGCACGAACCGCAGGAACGACCGGAACCCGCGCGGGGCGAAGGAGAGGTACGTCTCGATCAGCCGCTCGAGCTTCAGGAACGGCTTGTCGTAGAAGCCG from Acidobacteriota bacterium carries:
- a CDS encoding carbamoyltransferase; translation: MTTILGISAFYHDSAAALVVDGDIVAAAQEERFTRRKHDHSFPVHAIRYCLDEAGIAPEALDYVGFYDKPFLKLERLIETYLSFAPRGFRSFLRFVPLWANQKLHLPREIARGLPGYRRQIVFTEHHESHAASAFFPSPFDEAAVLTLDGVGEWATTAYGVGHGNRIELTHEIRFPHSLGLLYSAFTYFTGFKVNSGEYKLMGLAPYGEPKYVDRIRDHLIDLKPDGSFRLDMSYFDYCQGLRMTSRRFDALFDGPPRRQEAPITEREMDIAASIQAVTEEAMLRAARYVHAETGMRNLCLAGGVALNCVGNGRVLREGPFDNVWIQPAAGDAGGALGVALFIWHQLLDHPREARTPDAQHGSLLGPCATGDDIRALLDGAGAVYEEYADDASLCDAVADLLAREQVVGWFQGRMEFGPRALGSRSILADPRSRNMQSVMNRKIKFRESFRPFAPAVLRERVADFFEMRPREDSPYMLLVAPVRESRRTPLDEGGNGLRGLDKLKAARSDVPAVTHVDYTARVQTVDAERHGRYAALLRAFEEKTGCPVLINTSFNVRGEPIVCAPEHAYRCFLATNMDALVLERFLLRRQVQPNAATVDAGAYLREFALD